The genomic segment ATTACGGATGGTACAGAGAAATTGTTTGGGATGCGTATTTCTCTTTATATAAACTGTCTCTGTTAACTTATCAGCATCGTATATGATAAACATCACATCATCCCAATTTTGTAGGTAGATATTTCCATCTTTATATGTTATAAGATTAAGCAATCTGGTTGAAACCCTCATCACTTTGGATGAGAGAAAGCAACCACTCAATTTAGGAAATTTATCTGACCAGCTATATGTTACAGTTATAGTTTCATCTATACCACCAATCACAGGGGGTCTCAATGAATTAAGTAGCTCTTTACTCGTTGACAGTATCTTTATGTAGGGCCTCTTAATAGTGTGCATGCATTGTACCTTCCTTAAGCGCTCTCCACTCATATATGAACTTACAAAGGTTATCAGATGCCTTACAGTAATCTTTCTTCTCTAAATAAGACATAGCAGGACACCGCACACAGAATCTAAGATATTTGCAAGAATGACAATCTACCATATCGGAAATGGTCGTGTTTCTCAGCTTTAAGAGTACAGGTGAGCAATCCAGTATCTCTTTTAGAGACTTCTTATAGATATTACCTGCTTCCAATGGAAAGATAGGACACGGAAGGACTCGTCCGTCAGAAGTAATAGTACAACATGAGATGCCAGCCCCACACGATATACCTACTGTACTTTGGCTTATGTTTTTTACATTGATATTAGTTATATCTTCTTCCAACTTTATGTTTGATTTTTGTACAATTTGATATATATCAGAAGTCGGTAGCTGGTATTTTATAGGACTCATGTTATGATTCCTCCTACCACTTATCAATGCAGAGAATATCAGCTTTACATTTGGCATTCCGGTAAACATAGCCGGTACCTTAGGGACTTCATGGTAGTTAATTTTTGTTATTGGAAACTTTACTACAGTCCTTATACCATTTCTTGAAAGATTATGTACACCATCCATTGCTTTTGAAAATGCATCTACACCGGTAAACTGCACGTAAGTATCAGCAGAGACACCATAAATTGTCAACGCTACCTTGTGCACATTAAGGTTTGCAAGCTTCTTTGCAATAGCGTCTGTGATTAGAGTACCATTTGTGCCAATCTGGACTGCAAAACTGCGCCTCCTTGCTTCCTCTATAATATCAAGAATGTCGCCTCTCATAAAAGGCTCGCCACCTGATAGTTTAAGAGAAAAGATACCAATATTAGCTGCCTCATCCAATAGCTTAATAATGCGGGTGAATTCCAACGTCCCTTCATAAGTTTCAAGAAAACAGTAAAGACACCTTAAGTTGCAGTTTTGAGTTACTTCTATTAAAATACCTATTAGAGGGTGTTTCTTCATGTAAGTGCGATTAGCCCCTCTTGTAACAGGTCGGTGACAAATTCAAGTAAGTCACTAGATACATCAGCAGTTTTAGCAACATCGCAATCCCTCTTTATATTATCTATAATCTCACTAATAGGCTTATTGCCATCAAATTGTTTCCAAATGTAGCTACCTACTTTGTTAAGAATATAATATCTCTCTGTAGGGAGATGAAGTAAAAGGACCTCACCTTCTATTTCTCGCCAAGCAAGCTCTTCTTTTTTTATTCTGACCTTATTTGAAAGTTCCATAATACCTACTCATTACCTTACATATGAAATCAGGTCTCTTAAATATATCTCCATGAGTAAAATAAGCTGATGCAAGACAGCGCTTGCATTTGTAAAAGAGAGAACAATCACAGCAGTCTACGAAAGAAGAGCGTGTAGCATTTCTTAATTTAAGAAAAACAGGTGAGTTGTTCCATATTTCTGCAAGAGATTCCTTATAAATATTACCTGCAGAAATAGGAAGAAAGGGACACGGATAAATATTGCCATCCGCTGTAATATAACAACCGGCGAGCCCGGCGTTACAATTTTGATACGGTGATTTGAGTCCGTTACCTCTATTTACTATAAATTCAACTGATTGGGGGCCATTTTTTAATAGCCCAATTATTGCATCTTCACTCAAATGACAAGAAGGGTGAGATATACTTCCGTCGCGTCTATTAAGTATGAGAGGGTTAAACTTTAGAGATTTTAAAGGAAACTGACTTAGAACACGTACCATTTTATCTAACTCTTGAATATTGTCATTAGTTAATAGTACTCCTACACCTACATAACAATTATTTTCTAATATGGTTCTAATAGCTCTTATTGCACGCTCATATCCAGAAGATACACCGGTTACTGCCTCGTAAGTAGCAGCAGATGCCCCATATATCCCTAAAGAGTAGTAGAAGACACCGAGCCCCTTCAATTCACTAACAATTGAGTTTGTAATTAATGAGCCATTTGAGCATATGGTTATACATAGACCTAACCTACGCGCTTTTGCAACTATTTTAAAGAAATCGGGATGCAACAAGACTTCGCCACCTGTCAGCTGTAGGAAAATACCTTTAAGGCTAATGAATTCGTCAAGTACACCTTCTATTTTAGTAAACGGGAGCTCCAAGTTAAAATCTGTTATGCAACAGTGCTTGCATCTAAAATTGCAATGAGTAGTTACCTCTATTGCGAGCCCATTTAAAGTAATCATCCTGTACTAACTTTGTAGTGGTGACCAAAGTGAAATGGATAAACCAATTCTTATCATTACCCTATGAAAATAAGGCTATGCAATCTTTTCAGGAGGACAGGGAGACGGCTTCCACTCACATTGGAGGATATCTA from the bacterium genome contains:
- a CDS encoding radical SAM protein, giving the protein MKKHPLIGILIEVTQNCNLRCLYCFLETYEGTLEFTRIIKLLDEAANIGIFSLKLSGGEPFMRGDILDIIEEARRRSFAVQIGTNGTLITDAIAKKLANLNVHKVALTIYGVSADTYVQFTGVDAFSKAMDGVHNLSRNGIRTVVKFPITKINYHEVPKVPAMFTGMPNVKLIFSALISGRRNHNMSPIKYQLPTSDIYQIVQKSNIKLEEDITNINVKNISQSTVGISCGAGISCCTITSDGRVLPCPIFPLEAGNIYKKSLKEILDCSPVLLKLRNTTISDMVDCHSCKYLRFCVRCPAMSYLEKKDYCKASDNLCKFIYEWRALKEGTMHAHY
- a CDS encoding PqqD family protein, which gives rise to MELSNKVRIKKEELAWREIEGEVLLLHLPTERYYILNKVGSYIWKQFDGNKPISEIIDNIKRDCDVAKTADVSSDLLEFVTDLLQEGLIALT
- a CDS encoding radical SAM protein: MITLNGLAIEVTTHCNFRCKHCCITDFNLELPFTKIEGVLDEFISLKGIFLQLTGGEVLLHPDFFKIVAKARRLGLCITICSNGSLITNSIVSELKGLGVFYYSLGIYGASAATYEAVTGVSSGYERAIRAIRTILENNCYVGVGVLLTNDNIQELDKMVRVLSQFPLKSLKFNPLILNRRDGSISHPSCHLSEDAIIGLLKNGPQSVEFIVNRGNGLKSPYQNCNAGLAGCYITADGNIYPCPFLPISAGNIYKESLAEIWNNSPVFLKLRNATRSSFVDCCDCSLFYKCKRCLASAYFTHGDIFKRPDFICKVMSRYYGTFK